Proteins encoded in a region of the Roseateles sp. SL47 genome:
- a CDS encoding 2OG-Fe(II) oxygenase, translating to MNYLNPDLDFDALGHTLRTTGRVLIRNFFSMEVANALDQALQRIDWQLAYRDLNGDRRLTGEQLRSLTPEQRWQLTEGIHSVAREGFQFSFFSDSLVEALQQGRTDLLARFMRYMAEDDFLSRMRTLSGDASINGVYAQATMYSRGNFLTAHDDHVEREDRRLAYVINLTRQWSPDWGGLLHFTGEDGSVLDTFYPHFNSLSLFTVPQPHFVSYVPPFAMGERQAITGWLIAAERGATTA from the coding sequence ATGAACTATCTCAACCCCGATCTGGACTTCGATGCGCTGGGCCACACGCTGCGCACCACCGGCCGTGTGCTGATCCGCAACTTCTTTTCAATGGAAGTGGCGAATGCACTGGACCAGGCCCTGCAGCGCATTGACTGGCAATTGGCCTATCGCGACTTGAACGGCGATCGCCGATTGACCGGTGAGCAGTTGCGCAGCCTGACGCCCGAGCAGCGCTGGCAATTGACCGAAGGCATTCATTCGGTGGCTCGCGAGGGCTTTCAGTTCTCGTTCTTTTCGGATTCATTGGTGGAGGCTCTGCAGCAAGGGCGGACCGACCTGCTGGCGCGCTTCATGCGCTACATGGCGGAGGACGATTTCCTCTCCCGCATGCGCACCCTCAGCGGGGATGCATCCATCAATGGGGTGTATGCACAGGCCACCATGTATTCACGTGGCAATTTCCTGACGGCCCATGACGACCATGTGGAGCGTGAGGACCGTCGTCTGGCGTACGTCATCAACCTGACGCGGCAGTGGAGCCCGGATTGGGGAGGGCTGCTGCACTTCACGGGTGAGGATGGTTCGGTGCTGGACACCTTCTACCCCCACTTCAATTCACTGTCCTTGTTCACGGTGCCGCAGCCTCATTTCGTGTCGTATGTGCCGCCCTTTGCGATGGGCGAGCGTCAGGCCATCACAGGCTGGTTGATTGCAGCGGAACGTGGGGCAACAACAGCCTGA
- a CDS encoding energy transducer TonB, with translation MNFAQDKGGSSRLTGFGLVVLVHVLIIGALASGLATKVKEAIKGPIDVKVVEEKVKPPPPPEKVVPPPPDIKAPPPPFVPPPEVVVTAPPPINTPAPTVSTTPPPVTDFKPTPPPAAPAPPAPPRTGPMKAVGNCTKMGKPEMPALNWSGQASYKATFTVKGGRVTEVQFTTIRGANDRKAERAMKNAIQSALTETYECPGDLLLEQEFVFSMD, from the coding sequence ATGAACTTTGCGCAGGATAAAGGCGGGTCGTCGCGCCTGACGGGCTTTGGCCTCGTCGTACTGGTGCACGTCCTGATCATCGGCGCCCTGGCGAGCGGTCTGGCGACCAAAGTCAAGGAAGCCATCAAGGGCCCCATCGATGTGAAGGTCGTCGAGGAAAAGGTCAAACCGCCGCCTCCTCCCGAGAAGGTGGTGCCGCCTCCGCCCGATATCAAGGCCCCACCGCCGCCGTTCGTGCCGCCGCCCGAAGTGGTGGTGACCGCGCCGCCGCCGATCAACACGCCTGCGCCGACGGTCTCCACGACGCCGCCGCCGGTCACGGACTTCAAGCCCACGCCGCCGCCGGCTGCTCCTGCACCCCCGGCACCGCCGCGCACGGGCCCGATGAAGGCCGTGGGTAACTGCACCAAGATGGGCAAGCCTGAAATGCCGGCCCTGAACTGGTCGGGTCAGGCTTCTTACAAGGCTACCTTCACCGTGAAGGGCGGCCGCGTGACGGAAGTGCAATTCACGACCATCCGTGGCGCGAACGACCGCAAGGCAGAACGCGCCATGAAGAATGCCATCCAGTCCGCGCTGACGGAAACCTACGAATGCCCGGGGGATCTGCTCCTCGAGCAGGAGTTCGTTTTCAGCATGGATTGA
- a CDS encoding MotA/TolQ/ExbB proton channel family protein encodes MISRLSALFAAVACAATLAVSPLAAQAQDAASAAASGAEVTAAPAADTAAPAAAPEAAAPAPHTEKVDNPYSLGNIVAHGNIVDQIVLAILFIMSLGSWYILFTKLWDTSKIAREAKDVRATFFKKASLAEGIKGLSETGAFRFIAQTGVEASDHHEGALTENIDHNTWVTMNIDRAVGEVNSRLQGGLGFLATVGSTSPFIGLFGTVWGILQALTQIGVAGQASIDKVAGPVGAALIMTAIGLGVAVPAVLGYNWLVNRNKSVMGQVRAFAADLHGVLMGSRKVASR; translated from the coding sequence ATGATCTCTCGTCTGTCTGCCTTGTTTGCGGCCGTTGCGTGCGCCGCGACCCTGGCCGTGTCCCCCCTGGCCGCTCAAGCACAGGACGCCGCATCCGCTGCTGCTTCCGGCGCTGAAGTGACCGCAGCTCCCGCCGCTGACACTGCTGCTCCTGCCGCTGCTCCCGAAGCTGCTGCTCCCGCTCCTCACACCGAGAAGGTGGACAACCCCTACAGCCTGGGCAACATCGTCGCCCACGGCAACATCGTGGACCAGATCGTTCTGGCGATCCTGTTCATCATGTCGCTGGGTTCGTGGTACATCCTGTTCACGAAGCTGTGGGACACCTCCAAGATTGCTCGTGAAGCCAAGGACGTCCGCGCCACCTTCTTCAAGAAGGCTTCGCTGGCTGAAGGCATCAAGGGCCTGAGCGAAACCGGTGCCTTCCGCTTCATCGCCCAGACCGGCGTGGAAGCTTCGGATCATCACGAAGGTGCGCTGACCGAAAACATCGACCACAACACCTGGGTGACGATGAACATCGACCGCGCTGTCGGCGAAGTGAACTCGCGCCTGCAAGGCGGCCTGGGCTTCCTGGCCACCGTCGGTTCGACCTCTCCCTTCATCGGCCTGTTCGGTACCGTGTGGGGCATTCTGCAAGCGCTGACCCAGATCGGTGTGGCTGGCCAGGCTTCGATCGACAAGGTCGCCGGCCCCGTGGGCGCCGCGCTGATCATGACCGCCATCGGTCTGGGCGTGGCTGTGCCGGCCGTGCTGGGCTACAACTGGCTGGTCAACCGCAACAAGTCGGTGATGGGTCAAGTGCGTGCCTTTGCTGCTGACCTGCACGGCGTGCTGATGGGCAGCCGCAAGGTCGCCAGCCGTTAA
- a CDS encoding ExbD/TolR family protein gives MGMNVGSSGGDDEVVSTINTTPLVDVMLVLLIIFLITVPVVTQSVGVTLPKETNAVRVTKPENIEIAVTKEGDIYWGVQLVPDTETLVNRLKKVAVLNPQPEVHIRGDEKSRYENVGKVMFACQRAGIMSIKFVTEPPARGG, from the coding sequence ATGGGGATGAACGTAGGTTCGTCCGGTGGCGATGACGAGGTGGTCTCCACCATCAACACCACGCCCCTCGTGGACGTGATGTTGGTGTTGTTGATCATCTTCCTGATCACCGTTCCCGTGGTGACGCAATCGGTAGGGGTGACCCTGCCGAAAGAGACGAATGCCGTCCGCGTCACGAAGCCGGAGAACATCGAAATTGCGGTGACCAAGGAAGGCGACATCTACTGGGGCGTGCAACTAGTGCCGGATACCGAGACACTGGTCAATCGTCTGAAGAAGGTGGCGGTTCTGAATCCTCAACCGGAAGTCCACATCCGTGGCGACGAGAAATCGCGCTATGAGAATGTGGGCAAGGTGATGTTTGCGTGCCAGCGCGCAGGCATCATGTCCATCAAGTTTGTCACTGAGCCCCCGGCTCGTGGCGGTTGA
- a CDS encoding ExbD/TolR family protein, which yields MGMNVGSSSGSDEPETMLDVNTTPLIDVMLVLLVMLIITIPIQLHSVNLDMPPPSKNTPPEPPVVHEVAIDFDGTVLWDGVALASNAALESKLSEVVAIPDQPEVHIKPNKLAEYGYVAAVMASAQRLGVKKMAMVGNEQFIN from the coding sequence ATGGGTATGAATGTTGGAAGCTCCAGCGGCAGTGACGAGCCAGAAACCATGCTGGACGTCAACACCACGCCGCTGATCGACGTGATGCTGGTGCTGCTGGTGATGCTGATCATCACCATCCCGATCCAGCTGCACTCGGTCAACCTGGACATGCCGCCGCCCAGCAAGAACACTCCGCCGGAGCCCCCGGTCGTCCACGAAGTGGCGATCGACTTCGACGGCACGGTGTTGTGGGACGGTGTGGCACTGGCCAGCAATGCAGCGCTGGAATCCAAGCTGTCTGAAGTGGTGGCGATCCCGGACCAGCCGGAAGTGCACATCAAGCCGAACAAGCTGGCCGAATATGGCTACGTGGCGGCGGTGATGGCTTCTGCGCAGCGCCTGGGCGTCAAGAAGATGGCCATGGTCGGGAACGAACAGTTCATCAACTGA
- a CDS encoding 3-hydroxyacyl-CoA dehydrogenase: MDIANKVFIVTGGASGLGEGTARMLAREGAQVVIADLQVERGEALARELGGLFVKCDVSQEADAQAVVNAAVGRGKLMGLVNCAGIAPAAKTVGKEGAHALAAFSKVIQVNLIGSFNMIRLAAEAMCKNEPEATGERGVMISTASVAAYDGQIGQAAYAASKGGVVGMTLPIARDLARNGIRNMTIAPGIFGTPMLFGMPQEVQDALAASVPFPSRLGRPDDYAKLVHQIITNDMLNGEVIRLDGAIRLAPR; encoded by the coding sequence ATGGACATCGCCAACAAGGTTTTCATCGTCACCGGCGGCGCCTCGGGGCTGGGTGAAGGCACGGCACGGATGCTGGCGCGCGAAGGCGCACAGGTCGTGATTGCCGACCTGCAAGTCGAGCGCGGTGAAGCACTGGCCCGCGAACTGGGCGGGCTGTTCGTGAAGTGCGATGTGAGCCAGGAAGCCGATGCCCAGGCGGTGGTGAATGCCGCCGTCGGTCGCGGCAAGCTCATGGGGCTGGTGAACTGCGCCGGCATCGCGCCGGCGGCCAAGACCGTCGGCAAGGAAGGCGCCCATGCGCTGGCCGCCTTCTCCAAGGTCATCCAGGTCAACCTGATTGGCAGCTTCAACATGATCCGGCTGGCGGCGGAGGCCATGTGCAAGAACGAGCCCGAAGCCACCGGCGAGCGCGGCGTGATGATCTCCACGGCCTCGGTGGCTGCTTATGACGGCCAGATCGGCCAGGCGGCTTATGCGGCCTCCAAGGGCGGCGTGGTGGGCATGACGCTGCCCATCGCCCGAGACCTGGCCCGCAACGGCATCCGCAACATGACCATCGCTCCCGGCATCTTTGGAACACCGATGCTGTTTGGCATGCCGCAGGAGGTGCAGGATGCGCTGGCCGCCAGCGTGCCCTTCCCGTCCCGGCTGGGCCGCCCGGACGACTATGCCAAGCTGGTGCACCAGATCATCACCAACGACATGCTCAACGGCGAAGTGATCCGGCTGGACGGCGCCATCCGGCTGGCCCCGCGCTAA
- the adk gene encoding adenylate kinase has protein sequence MRLILLGAPGAGKGTQAAFICQKFGIPQISTGDMLRAAVKAGTELGLAAKKVMDAGGLVSDDIIIGLVKERITQPDCAKGFLFDGFPRTIPQADAMKNAGVKLDFVLEIAVPDEAIIERISGRRVHPASGRSYHLKFNPPKADGKDDVTGEDLIQRDDDKEETVKKRLEVYQSQTRPLVDYYSRWAASGDAQAPQYRRIEGLGSVDEITSRALAALA, from the coding sequence ATGCGACTGATTCTTCTGGGCGCCCCTGGCGCCGGTAAAGGCACCCAGGCGGCCTTCATCTGCCAAAAGTTCGGCATCCCGCAAATCTCCACCGGCGACATGCTTCGTGCGGCGGTGAAGGCTGGCACCGAACTGGGCCTCGCGGCCAAGAAGGTGATGGACGCCGGCGGGCTGGTGAGTGACGACATCATCATCGGCCTGGTCAAGGAACGCATCACCCAACCGGATTGCGCCAAGGGGTTCCTCTTCGACGGTTTCCCCCGCACCATTCCGCAGGCGGACGCCATGAAGAACGCCGGTGTGAAGCTGGACTTCGTGCTGGAGATCGCCGTGCCGGATGAAGCCATCATCGAGCGCATCAGCGGCCGCCGTGTGCACCCCGCCTCGGGCCGCAGCTATCACCTCAAGTTCAATCCGCCCAAGGCCGATGGCAAGGACGACGTGACCGGTGAAGACCTGATCCAGCGCGACGACGACAAGGAAGAAACCGTCAAGAAACGCCTGGAGGTCTATCAGTCGCAAACCCGGCCGCTGGTGGATTACTACTCCCGCTGGGCTGCCAGCGGTGACGCTCAAGCCCCTCAATACCGCCGCATCGAAGGCCTGGGCTCGGTGGACGAAATCACCTCGCGCGCATTGGCTGCGCTGGCCTGA
- the kdsB gene encoding 3-deoxy-manno-octulosonate cytidylyltransferase, with product MSAEAGALPFHIIIPARLASSRLPNKPLAEIAGAPMIVQVARRAAMAGAAQVVVATDSSAVQAACDAHGVRALMTRADHASGSDRLAEASEALGLADDAVVVNVQGDEPLIAPGMIRACAELLAQRPQCQMSTVAHAIDDDAEFANPNVVKLVTDAQGLALYFSRAPIPWWRDAPGGGARIRPGAVLRHVGLYAYRAGFLRRFPTLPVSPLEQIEALEQLRVLWHGERIAVHVSEERPGPGVDTPEDLARVRALMG from the coding sequence ATGAGTGCGGAGGCGGGCGCCCTGCCCTTCCACATCATCATCCCGGCCCGGCTGGCCTCCAGCCGGCTGCCCAACAAACCCCTGGCGGAGATTGCCGGCGCCCCGATGATCGTCCAGGTGGCCCGTCGGGCCGCCATGGCCGGCGCCGCCCAGGTGGTGGTGGCCACGGATTCCTCGGCGGTGCAGGCCGCCTGTGACGCCCACGGTGTGCGCGCCCTGATGACCCGCGCCGACCATGCCAGCGGCAGCGACCGTCTGGCCGAGGCCAGCGAGGCGCTGGGCCTGGCGGACGACGCGGTGGTGGTGAATGTGCAGGGCGACGAACCGCTGATTGCCCCCGGCATGATCCGCGCGTGTGCCGAACTGCTGGCTCAGCGTCCGCAATGCCAGATGTCCACGGTGGCCCATGCCATCGACGACGACGCCGAATTCGCCAACCCCAACGTGGTGAAGCTGGTGACCGACGCACAAGGCCTGGCGTTGTATTTCTCCCGCGCGCCCATCCCATGGTGGCGCGATGCGCCCGGCGGTGGTGCCCGCATCCGGCCCGGTGCCGTGCTGCGCCATGTCGGCCTGTATGCCTACCGCGCCGGTTTCCTGCGCCGCTTCCCCACCCTGCCGGTGAGCCCGCTGGAGCAGATCGAGGCGCTGGAGCAACTCCGGGTGCTCTGGCATGGCGAGCGCATTGCCGTGCATGTGAGCGAGGAACGGCCGGGTCCCGGCGTCGATACGCCCGAAGACCTGGCGCGCGTTCGTGCCCTGATGGGCTGA
- a CDS encoding Trm112 family protein — MDHRLIDMLVCPVCKGPLEDRRHAETGAARPLPARELVCPADRLAFPVRDGIPVMLANEARALDGEGEPA; from the coding sequence ATGGACCATAGACTGATTGACATGCTGGTGTGCCCCGTCTGCAAGGGCCCGCTGGAAGACCGCCGCCATGCCGAGACCGGTGCGGCCCGCCCCCTGCCCGCCCGTGAACTGGTGTGCCCGGCCGACCGCCTGGCGTTTCCGGTGCGCGACGGCATCCCGGTGATGCTGGCCAACGAGGCCCGTGCGCTGGATGGCGAGGGCGAGCCGGCATGA
- the lpxK gene encoding tetraacyldisaccharide 4'-kinase: protein MNPGSLEARLQRAWRDNDRLAQLLRPLGALHAAVLRLRVALYRFGLKRAARLPVPVLVVGNWVVGGAGKTPTTLAILAILQRAGIRAGVISRGYGRVDDQRIRVIQDGDRAADVGDEPLMIALRARVPVAVGRDRVATAQALLAAHPDLQLLLSDDGLQHWRLPRQLSVLVFDERGLANGRLLPAGPLRQSRHLPPPPGSSDRQLVLYSTGLRSTGLPGFVGVRQLAGATALADWWRGEAPRMERLHALRNKPLIAAAGLARPQRFFDMLGDQGLNFRALPLPDHAALDPLPWARTDEVVITEKDAVKLRPEALQGCRIWVVALDFQPEPAFEEALLPELKRLLPDGP, encoded by the coding sequence ATGAACCCCGGTTCCTTGGAGGCGCGGCTCCAGCGGGCCTGGCGGGACAACGACCGCCTGGCCCAGTTGCTCCGGCCGCTCGGTGCCCTGCATGCCGCCGTACTGCGGCTGCGGGTGGCCCTCTACCGATTCGGGCTGAAGCGCGCCGCACGCTTGCCGGTGCCTGTCCTTGTGGTGGGCAACTGGGTGGTCGGCGGCGCCGGAAAAACCCCCACCACACTCGCCATCCTGGCCATCCTCCAACGGGCCGGCATTCGTGCCGGTGTCATCTCGCGGGGTTACGGCCGCGTGGACGACCAACGCATCCGTGTCATCCAGGACGGCGATCGCGCCGCCGACGTTGGTGATGAGCCGCTCATGATCGCGCTGCGTGCCCGGGTGCCGGTGGCCGTGGGACGTGACCGCGTGGCCACGGCGCAGGCCCTGCTGGCGGCCCATCCCGACCTGCAACTGCTCCTCTCCGACGACGGCCTCCAGCACTGGCGCCTGCCACGTCAACTCAGCGTGCTGGTGTTTGATGAACGGGGCCTGGCCAATGGCCGCTTGTTGCCTGCCGGCCCGCTCCGCCAGTCGCGCCATCTGCCGCCGCCCCCGGGCAGCAGTGACCGGCAACTGGTGCTGTACTCAACCGGGTTACGCAGCACCGGCCTGCCCGGCTTTGTAGGGGTGCGCCAGCTCGCCGGCGCCACCGCGCTGGCCGACTGGTGGCGCGGCGAAGCCCCGCGCATGGAACGCCTGCATGCCTTGCGCAACAAGCCGCTGATCGCCGCCGCTGGCCTGGCACGTCCGCAGCGCTTTTTCGACATGCTGGGCGACCAGGGCTTGAACTTTCGCGCCCTGCCCCTGCCCGACCACGCCGCGCTGGACCCACTGCCCTGGGCCCGCACCGATGAAGTCGTCATCACCGAAAAAGACGCCGTGAAATTGCGGCCGGAAGCGCTGCAAGGCTGCCGCATCTGGGTGGTGGCGCTAGACTTCCAGCCCGAACCTGCATTTGAGGAGGCGCTGCTCCCCGAGCTCAAGCGCCTGCTGCCCGATGGACCATAG
- a CDS encoding ExbD/TolR family protein: protein MKFRRRQSEEPEINLIPFIDVLLVVLIFLMLSTTYSKFTELQVTLPTADAQTMKDRPAEIIVAISADGRYAINSQAVEGRSVDLLTAALQAATQGKQDPVLIISADAATPHQAVVNVMDAARRANLPRLTFAANKPRE from the coding sequence ATGAAGTTCCGCCGTCGCCAGAGCGAGGAGCCGGAGATCAACCTGATCCCGTTCATCGACGTGCTGCTGGTCGTGCTCATCTTCCTGATGCTCTCGACCACCTACTCGAAGTTCACGGAACTCCAGGTGACCCTGCCCACCGCCGATGCGCAGACGATGAAGGACCGCCCGGCGGAAATCATCGTTGCGATCTCGGCCGATGGCCGCTACGCCATTAACAGCCAGGCCGTGGAAGGCCGCAGCGTGGATCTGCTCACCGCCGCGCTGCAGGCGGCCACGCAGGGCAAGCAAGACCCAGTGCTGATCATTTCGGCGGATGCCGCCACCCCCCATCAGGCCGTGGTCAATGTCATGGACGCGGCCCGCCGCGCCAACCTTCCGCGGCTGACCTTCGCCGCCAACAAGCCCCGGGAATGA
- a CDS encoding MotA/TolQ/ExbB proton channel family protein gives MFSIIQAAGWPIWPLLLCSVVALALIIERLVSLRASRVAPDSLIDEVLGVTQLQIPSGDVVNKLAENSLLGQVLAAGLRAAQTDARMAEPRMRQAFELAGRHAIHQMERYLNTLGTIAAAAPLLGLLGTVVGMIEIFGSQGPTGNNPTMLAHGISIALYNTAFGLIIAIPALMFYRYFRGRVEAYVVDMEQASERLLNHLTSRGAGAASTASGAPAASAPAMRASSKAATK, from the coding sequence TTGTTTTCGATCATACAAGCCGCTGGATGGCCCATTTGGCCCTTGCTGCTGTGTTCCGTGGTGGCCTTGGCCCTGATCATCGAACGTCTCGTCAGCCTGCGCGCCAGCCGCGTGGCACCGGACAGCCTGATCGACGAAGTGCTGGGCGTGACCCAGTTGCAGATTCCGAGCGGCGACGTGGTCAACAAGTTGGCCGAGAACTCCCTGCTGGGCCAGGTGCTGGCCGCCGGCCTGCGCGCCGCGCAGACCGACGCCCGCATGGCAGAGCCCCGGATGCGCCAGGCCTTTGAACTGGCCGGCCGCCATGCCATCCATCAGATGGAGCGCTACCTGAACACACTGGGCACCATTGCGGCGGCGGCGCCGCTGCTGGGCCTGCTGGGCACGGTGGTGGGCATGATCGAGATCTTCGGCAGCCAGGGCCCCACGGGCAACAATCCGACGATGCTGGCGCATGGCATTTCGATTGCGCTCTACAACACCGCGTTCGGCCTGATCATCGCCATCCCGGCGCTGATGTTCTACCGCTACTTCCGCGGCCGTGTGGAAGCGTATGTGGTGGACATGGAACAGGCCAGCGAGCGTCTGCTGAACCATCTCACCAGCCGGGGCGCAGGCGCCGCCAGCACTGCATCGGGCGCACCTGCGGCCTCCGCGCCGGCCATGCGCGCCTCGTCCAAGGCTGCCACCAAATGA
- the xseA gene encoding exodeoxyribonuclease VII large subunit, translating to MIDAPQAASPRMVWGVAALLTALSDALQARFPVLTVQGELSGFTRASSGHCYFSLKDGDGQAAMLRCAMFRRAASLMDFSPRDGHAVEVRGRIGLYEPRGELQFIVESMRRAGEGALYEQFLRLKARLEAQGLFDADRKRVPPPYARRIGVITSAAGAALHDVLTALARRAPHAQVFLYPSPVQGADAPPALVRALEVANERADADVLLLVRGGGSLEDLWAFNDERVVQAIARSALPVICGVGHETDITLADLAADVRAPTPTAAAELATVSRQQCLDTLAALERQLHRRLEQRLDSASQRLDRLALRLARPGDTLSRQRRRLDLYGQRLGQLLPRVAAQRQQRLDLLAQRLGQLLPRAAAHRQQRLDPLEQRLARALPQQAGREAQRLASLAARLQALDPRQVLQRGFAWLDDGQGRALTSVNQLREGQALRAVLADGAAELTVDRLSPTTRPPRRKKTQGD from the coding sequence GTGATTGACGCGCCACAAGCCGCATCACCACGCATGGTGTGGGGCGTGGCCGCCCTGTTGACGGCACTTTCCGACGCATTGCAGGCGCGCTTCCCCGTGCTGACGGTGCAAGGCGAGCTGTCCGGGTTTACCCGGGCGTCCAGCGGCCACTGCTATTTCAGCCTGAAGGACGGCGATGGCCAGGCGGCCATGCTGCGTTGTGCGATGTTCCGGCGGGCCGCCAGCCTGATGGACTTTTCGCCCCGGGATGGCCATGCGGTGGAGGTGCGGGGCCGGATCGGGCTGTATGAACCGCGCGGTGAACTGCAGTTCATCGTGGAATCGATGCGGCGGGCGGGTGAGGGCGCGCTTTACGAGCAGTTCCTGCGGCTGAAGGCCCGGCTGGAGGCGCAAGGGCTGTTTGATGCCGACCGCAAGCGCGTGCCGCCACCGTACGCCCGCCGCATCGGGGTGATCACCTCGGCCGCTGGCGCCGCGCTGCACGATGTGCTCACCGCACTGGCGCGCCGCGCGCCGCATGCGCAGGTCTTCCTCTACCCCAGCCCGGTGCAGGGCGCGGATGCGCCGCCCGCGCTGGTGCGCGCGCTGGAAGTGGCGAATGAACGGGCCGATGCCGACGTGCTGCTGCTGGTCCGGGGTGGCGGGTCGCTGGAGGACCTGTGGGCCTTCAACGACGAGCGGGTGGTGCAGGCCATTGCCCGGTCTGCGCTGCCGGTGATCTGCGGGGTGGGCCATGAAACCGACATCACGCTGGCCGACCTGGCCGCCGACGTGCGCGCGCCCACGCCCACCGCTGCAGCGGAGCTGGCCACCGTTTCCCGGCAGCAGTGTCTGGACACCCTGGCCGCCTTGGAGCGTCAACTGCATCGCCGGCTGGAGCAGCGCCTGGACAGTGCTTCGCAGCGCCTGGACCGGCTGGCCTTGCGTCTGGCCCGCCCGGGGGACACCCTGAGCCGCCAGCGCCGCCGCCTGGACCTGTACGGTCAACGCCTGGGCCAGTTGCTGCCTCGGGTGGCGGCCCAGCGTCAGCAGCGGCTGGACCTGCTGGCCCAGCGCCTGGGGCAGCTCCTGCCCCGGGCTGCCGCCCATCGGCAGCAGCGGCTCGACCCTCTGGAGCAGCGGCTGGCCCGCGCCTTGCCCCAGCAGGCCGGACGGGAGGCGCAGCGGCTGGCCTCCCTGGCCGCCCGTCTGCAGGCCCTGGACCCGCGGCAGGTGCTGCAGCGGGGCTTTGCCTGGCTGGACGATGGCCAGGGGCGGGCGCTGACCTCCGTCAACCAGTTGCGCGAGGGTCAGGCCTTGCGGGCGGTACTGGCGGACGGTGCGGCCGAGCTGACCGTGGACCGGCTCAGCCCCACCACCCGCCCGCCCCGGCGAAAGAAGACCCAGGGCGACTGA
- a CDS encoding superoxide dismutase, whose protein sequence is MEHVLPDLPYDKNALAPHISAETLEYHHGKHHKAYVDNLNNLQKGTEFESKTLEEVVKTSSGGIYNNAAQIWNHTFFWSCLRPNGGGAPTGALADAINAKWGSYDAFKEAFQKSAVGNFGSGWTWLVKKADGSVDIVNMGAAGTPLTTGDKPLLTIDVWEHAYYIDYRNARPKFVETFLKSLVNWEFAQANFA, encoded by the coding sequence ATGGAACACGTTCTTCCCGACCTGCCCTACGACAAGAATGCCCTGGCCCCGCACATCAGCGCCGAGACGCTGGAGTACCACCACGGCAAGCATCACAAGGCGTACGTGGACAACCTGAACAACCTGCAAAAGGGCACGGAGTTCGAGTCCAAGACGCTGGAAGAAGTCGTCAAGACCTCCAGCGGTGGCATTTACAACAATGCCGCCCAGATTTGGAACCACACCTTCTTCTGGAGCTGCCTGCGCCCGAACGGCGGCGGCGCCCCGACCGGTGCCCTGGCGGATGCCATCAATGCCAAGTGGGGCAGCTACGACGCCTTCAAGGAAGCTTTCCAGAAGAGCGCCGTGGGCAACTTCGGCTCCGGCTGGACCTGGCTGGTGAAGAAGGCCGACGGTTCGGTGGACATCGTCAACATGGGCGCTGCCGGCACCCCGCTGACCACCGGCGACAAGCCGCTGCTGACCATCGACGTGTGGGAACATGCCTACTACATCGACTACCGCAATGCCCGTCCGAAGTTCGTCGAGACCTTCCTGAAGAGCCTCGTGAACTGGGAGTTCGCTCAGGCCAACTTCGCCTGA
- a CDS encoding HAD-IC family P-type ATPase — protein MADAQLVLACDGRPLAAWRFDEQLRDDAREAVAHCQALGLAVELLSGDRGGRVELAAQRAGIRHWQGAATPEDKLARVTELQAQGAHVLMLGDGINDAPVLARAHASIAMGQGADLAKARADALLVQPRLSTVPQAVALARRTVTVVRQNLGWALFYNASCVPMALVGWLPPWAAGLGMALSSCAVIANAARLGRVPVDGRHTGTPSGAPASSGSFAASGSSAASAGLAGSAASAGSAASATAADPDPHLQQG, from the coding sequence ATGGCCGATGCCCAACTCGTGCTGGCCTGTGACGGCCGCCCCCTGGCCGCCTGGCGCTTCGACGAGCAACTGCGCGACGACGCCCGTGAGGCGGTGGCGCATTGCCAGGCGCTCGGTCTGGCGGTGGAGTTGCTCTCCGGAGACCGCGGCGGCCGGGTCGAGCTGGCCGCGCAACGGGCGGGCATCCGCCATTGGCAGGGGGCCGCCACGCCGGAAGACAAGCTGGCCCGGGTGACCGAGCTGCAGGCGCAAGGTGCCCATGTGCTGATGCTGGGCGACGGCATCAATGACGCTCCCGTGCTGGCGCGCGCCCATGCCTCCATCGCCATGGGGCAGGGCGCGGATCTGGCCAAGGCCCGTGCGGATGCGCTGCTGGTGCAGCCTCGCCTGAGCACCGTGCCGCAGGCCGTGGCGCTGGCTCGCCGCACGGTGACGGTGGTGCGCCAGAACCTGGGTTGGGCGCTGTTCTACAACGCGTCCTGCGTGCCGATGGCCCTGGTGGGCTGGCTGCCGCCCTGGGCGGCGGGCTTGGGCATGGCGCTGAGTTCCTGCGCGGTCATTGCCAACGCGGCGCGGCTGGGCCGCGTGCCGGTGGACGGTCGCCACACGGGCACCCCCTCCGGCGCGCCCGCTTCATCCGGCTCGTTTGCAGCATCCGGTTCATCCGCTGCATCCGCAGGACTCGCTGGATCCGCTGCATCCGCTGGATCCGCTGCATCCGCCACCGCTGCGGACCCCGATCCTCACCTCCAACAAGGCTGA